One stretch of Commensalibacter melissae DNA includes these proteins:
- a CDS encoding DNA-methyltransferase: MKQELLLRPYSFRVDRHTIIRGDCLTVLQKMKDRSVDVFITSPPYNLGIIYSAYQDKKGEAEYLDWLEKICFEIKRVMKDDASFFLNIAGSSSNPWLPFELIVRLRKIFILQNHIEWVKSISIGKESYGHFKPVVSKRFLHRNHEYIFHLTKTGIVQLNRLNVGVPYKDKSNIARRSHTYDLRCRGDVWFIPYDTIRKKSEKFNHPGTFPIALPQMCLRLHGRKNPVVVDPFMGTGTTLLAAHYEGGRAIGMDIDKNYVKIAKERLEKAVLTK; encoded by the coding sequence ATAAAACAGGAACTTTTATTACGTCCATATAGCTTCAGGGTTGATAGGCATACTATTATTAGGGGGGATTGTTTAACGGTTTTGCAAAAAATGAAAGACCGTTCCGTAGATGTTTTTATTACCTCTCCCCCATATAATCTTGGTATAATCTATAGCGCTTATCAGGATAAAAAGGGAGAGGCAGAATATCTCGATTGGCTTGAAAAAATATGTTTTGAAATTAAAAGAGTCATGAAGGATGATGCTTCGTTTTTTTTGAATATTGCCGGATCATCATCAAATCCTTGGTTGCCATTTGAACTGATTGTCCGATTGAGAAAAATTTTCATATTGCAAAATCACATAGAATGGGTGAAGTCTATTTCAATAGGTAAGGAAAGTTACGGTCATTTCAAACCTGTAGTCAGCAAACGATTTCTGCATCGCAATCATGAATATATATTCCATTTGACGAAAACTGGAATCGTGCAGTTAAATCGTCTCAATGTAGGGGTTCCATATAAGGATAAGTCCAATATTGCTAGACGATCTCATACGTATGATTTACGTTGTCGAGGTGATGTATGGTTTATTCCCTATGACACGATTAGAAAAAAATCGGAAAAATTCAATCATCCTGGAACTTTTCCAATTGCGTTGCCCCAAATGTGTCTAAGGTTGCATGGAAGAAAAAATCCAGTTGTAGTGGATCCGTTTATGGGTACGGGAACTACTTTATTGGCAGCCCATTATGAAGGAGGAAGGGCCATAGGAATGGATATTGATAAAAATTATGTAAAAATTGCCAAAGAAAGGTTGGAAAAAGCGGTATTGACCAAATAA
- a CDS encoding cytochrome-c peroxidase: MKKLILMLLVVFAIVYGGVVTYLTRYDHSTAPSLSDSSPLRHDKMAMDVFNVLREARCDYCHTQKVDMPFYFKIPVANQLMQSDRTKGLENFHLEPVLDAMNKGEPVDNVSLSRIEFVMQRNLMPPSLYLLMHWHARLSAEQRDTVIKWIKRERRQSYATSGVAEQFADEPIQPIPESLDVDAKKVALGEKLFFEKRLSGDNTLTCASCHDLKKGGVDNLVTATGINGQKGPINVPTVYNSVFNHTQFWDGRASDLMAQAAGPVMNPIEMGSKKWEEVADKLRKDPSYEKDFMNVYNSPVIDQKTITEAIAEYEKTLITPDSPFDMYLKGIDSAISERAKHGYQVFKNIGCASCHNGVGVGGASFAKMGLQRDFFQDRLNKALTNADFGRFNFTHNQNDRFFFKIPLLRNIALTAPYFHDGSAKTLKEAVIEMVKYQTPDHQIPDQDVDDIVEFLKSLTGKYQGQAIDKMNP; encoded by the coding sequence ATGAAAAAACTTATTTTAATGCTTCTGGTGGTTTTTGCCATCGTTTATGGAGGGGTTGTTACGTATTTAACCCGTTATGATCATTCTACAGCTCCTAGTTTGTCAGATAGTTCACCATTGCGTCACGATAAAATGGCGATGGATGTTTTTAATGTTTTAAGGGAAGCCCGTTGTGATTACTGTCATACGCAAAAAGTGGATATGCCTTTCTATTTCAAGATACCTGTGGCAAATCAGTTGATGCAAAGTGATCGCACAAAGGGACTGGAAAATTTTCATCTTGAACCCGTTCTTGATGCGATGAATAAAGGCGAGCCAGTTGATAATGTTTCCCTGTCTCGTATAGAATTCGTAATGCAACGAAATCTTATGCCGCCATCACTGTATTTATTAATGCACTGGCATGCACGCCTTTCAGCTGAGCAACGGGATACCGTGATTAAATGGATCAAGCGTGAACGTAGACAAAGTTACGCAACATCAGGTGTGGCAGAACAATTTGCTGATGAACCCATTCAACCTATTCCTGAATCTTTAGATGTCGATGCCAAAAAGGTTGCCCTGGGAGAAAAACTGTTTTTCGAAAAACGTTTGTCTGGTGACAATACCCTTACCTGTGCTTCATGCCATGATCTGAAAAAGGGCGGGGTAGATAATCTTGTAACAGCAACCGGGATTAATGGTCAAAAAGGTCCTATCAATGTACCCACCGTATATAATTCTGTATTCAATCACACCCAGTTTTGGGACGGAAGAGCCAGCGATCTGATGGCACAGGCTGCAGGGCCCGTAATGAACCCGATTGAAATGGGATCAAAAAAATGGGAGGAAGTTGCTGACAAATTACGTAAAGACCCTTCATATGAAAAAGATTTCATGAATGTCTATAACAGCCCCGTAATTGACCAGAAAACAATAACAGAAGCGATTGCAGAATATGAAAAAACCTTGATTACGCCAGACAGTCCCTTTGATATGTATTTAAAGGGTATAGATAGTGCGATTAGTGAACGGGCTAAACATGGATATCAAGTTTTTAAGAATATCGGTTGCGCAAGTTGCCATAATGGAGTCGGTGTTGGTGGAGCATCTTTTGCCAAAATGGGATTGCAACGTGATTTTTTCCAGGATCGTCTAAACAAAGCCTTGACAAATGCGGATTTTGGCCGATTTAATTTTACACATAATCAAAATGATCGTTTCTTCTTTAAGATTCCCTTATTACGCAATATTGCCTTGACCGCGCCTTATTTTCACGATGGCAGCGCGAAAACTCTAAAAGAGGCTGTAATTGAAATGGTTAAATATCAAACTCCTGATCATCAAATTCCAGATCAGGATGTTGATGATATTGTAGAATTCCTGAAATCATTAACAGGAAAATATCAAGGTCAAGCTATTGATAAAATGAATCCATAA